The nucleotide sequence GGCAGGATGAGCGGGCCGCCGTCGCCGGGGACCAGTCCCACCTGGAGGTGCGGGTCGGCGAGGTAGGCGCCCTCGGCGATCAGGATGAGGTCGCTCAGCAGCGCCAGGCTGCATCCGAGGCCCACGGCGGGGCCGTTGACCGCGGCGATGACCGGCACCGGGCAGCGCACCATGCCGGTCATGATGCGGCGGGCCTCGACCACGTTCTGGTGCCGGAACGCCGGATCGCGCTGCACCCGGGTCATGACCTCGAAGTTCCCGCCGGCGCTGAAGGCCCGGCCGCGCCCGGTGAGCACGACGGCGCGGGCGTCGTGGTCGGCGGCGACGCGGTCCCATACCTCGGCGAGCGCCGTGTGGAGGCTCTCGCTCGTGGAGTTGAGCTGCTCGGGGCGGTTGAGCTCGACCAGCCGGGTCGACCCGTGCGCGCTCACCACCAGTTCCGAGGACAGGTCGTACATCGGTGCCTCCGGGAGGGGTTGGTTGCCCATAGAAAAGGCATCATAGTTTAATGGTCTAACGGAATATAAGGTCTGGTCGGCACAGTGCGACCGGCCCCGGACTGTCGCGGAGGAGTGTGGATGGCTGGGATCATCGCCTACGGCGCGTACCTGCCGTATCACCGGCTGGAACGCGCGGATATCTCGGCGGCGTTGGGTACAGGCGGCGGCAAGGGCGCACGTACGGTCGCGTCCTACGACGAGGACAGTACCTCCATGGGCGTGGAGGCC is from Yinghuangia sp. ASG 101 and encodes:
- a CDS encoding enoyl-CoA hydratase/isomerase family protein, whose product is MGNQPLPEAPMYDLSSELVVSAHGSTRLVELNRPEQLNSTSESLHTALAEVWDRVAADHDARAVVLTGRGRAFSAGGNFEVMTRVQRDPAFRHQNVVEARRIMTGMVRCPVPVIAAVNGPAVGLGCSLALLSDLILIAEGAYLADPHLQVGLVPGDGGPLILPLIIGPAKAKEMLFLGQRVGAEDAVRLGLANTVVPRDKLLDEAFDLVDRLAKLPVQALRDTKRAVNLHLEQAMANVMEVALTAERESMHSPEHIAIVEKIIADR